The DNA sequence GGTCCTCCCGACGCGGTGAGGGTCAGGCGCGCGACCTCGGCCGTCGGCCGGCCGCCCAGGCACTGGAGCGCGGCGCTGTGCTCGCTGTCCACCGGGATCAGCTCCCCGCCACGCGCGAGGGCTCCCTGGATCAGCGCGCCGCCCACCACCAGCGTTTCCTTGTTGGCGAGCGCGAGACGAGCCTTGGCGTCCAGCGCGGCCAGCGAAGGCGCGAGCCCGGCGGCGCCGACGATGCCGTTCAGCACCTGATCGCACGGCACCCCTTCGATCAGCCGCGTCGCGGCGCCCGGCCCGATCTCGACCCGCGCGGTCGGCGCGGCTGCCTGCAGCGCCGCCCGCGCGGACTCCACGTCCGCGGCGCGCTCGAGCGCCACGCCCCGCGGCTTCATCCGGCGCGCCTGATCGCACAGGCCATTCAGATCGCTGCCGGCCCCGAGCGCCACCACCTCCAGGCGGTCGGGATGCCGCGCGGCGACCTCGAGGCCCTGGCGACCGATCGAGCCTGTCGAGCCGAGGATCGCAAGGCGCTTCAACGCGGCACTCCGAACACCACGTGAGCCAGGTAGTAGTAGACCACCGGGGCGGCGAAGAAGAGGCTGTCGAAGCGGTCGAGCACGCCGCCGTGCCCCGGAATGAGGTCGGAGGAGTCGCCGTGCCGCGCATCCCGCTTGAGCAGCGATTCCACCAGGTCGCCGACCTGGGCGAAGACACCGACCAGGAGGCCGATCGCCAGCGCGTCGACCAGTCGCAGGAACGGAGCGAACCACACGCGGGCGATGAACGCTGCCGCCACCGCCATGATCCAGCCGCCGACCGAGCCTTCCACCGATTTGCGCGGCGAGATCCGCGTCCACGGACGATTGCGCCCGAACAGCCGGCCCACGGTGTAGGCGCCGGTGTCGCAGCTCCAGGTGACGAAGAACGCGAGCAGAACGAATGCCGCGCCGTCGCGGTACGAAGTGCCCGCCGACCACGGCAGCTCTCGCAGCAGCACCATGTGCGCGGACAGCCAGCCGACGTAGAGCACGCCGAAGCAGGTCACCGCGATGTCCTCGACCCGTTGACGCGCCTCCGGACGGCGCAGCTCGAGCGCGAGCACGAGGAGAAGCACGGCGGTCGTGAGGAAACCGACGTAGGGCACGTGGCGCTGGTAGCAGATCCACAGGAGCGCCAGCGAAGCCAATACGCCGAGCCGCCGGTAAGGACGCAGTCCGCGGCCCCGCATCATGGAGTAGAACTCGATCAGACCAATCGTCACCTGGACCGCCACGAAGGTGAGGAAGGTCAGCCCCCCGATCCAGGCGAGGAACACGAGGAGTGGCACGAACGCGACTCCGCTCGCCACCCGCCAGGACAGCGCCCAGGACGATCGCTTGGGCGCCGGCTCGCCCGATGCGGGGTCCGAGCCTTCGGCCCTGAGCGCCTGGACGAAGCCGCGCGTGTCTTCGGTCATCTCAGTCGGTCCGCCCGAAGCGTCGCTCGCGCCCCTGGTACTCGGCCACCGCCTGGTAGAGATGCCGGCGCCGAAAGTCGGGCCACAGCGTCGAGGTGATCCACAGCTCGGTATAGGCGAGCTGCCACAGCATGAAGTTGGAGATGCGCATCTCGCCGCTCGTGCGAATCAGCAGGTCGGGGTCTGGAAGACCGGCGGTGTAGAGGTAGCTCGACACCAGCGCCTCGTCCACGTCGTCCGGCTTGAGACCGTTGCTTGCCTGGTCGCGCATCAGGCGACGCACCCCGTCCACCATCTCGGTGCGTCCGCTGTACGAGAGCGCCAGGTTGAGCAGCAGGCCGGAGCTGCGCGACAGGTAGTCCTGGGTCTCCTGGAGCGTGTCCCGCACCTCGGCGGGCAGGTCCTCCAGGCGACCCATGACCTGGAGCCGGACGTTGCGCTCCCGCAGCTCCCGCCGCTCCTGTTTGAGCGTCTGCCGCAGGATGTTCATGAGCGCCTTGACCTCGCGCGCGGGACGCTCCCAGTTTTCGGTGGAGAACGTGTAGAGGGTCAGCACCTCGATGCCGAGCTCGACGCAGCCCTTGACCGATTCACGAACCGCTTCACGTCCGGCGCGATGACCCATCAAGCGAGGCACCCCTCGGGCCTTCGCCCAGCGGCCGTTGCCGTCCATGATGATGGCGACGTGGCGCGGGACGTTGCCGCGCCGCAACAGCTCGTGAGGCGTCAGACTTCGGCTCGACAATGGACCTCCGGGCGGCGGGCGTGCCGCGCGGGTCAGACCTCCATCACCTCGGCCGTCTTCTTCTTCAGGAGCTCGTCCACCAAACCGACGTAGCGGTCGGTCAGCTTCTGTCCGTCGGCGGTGAGCCGTTTGGCGTCGTCTTCGGAGACCGCGCCCTCGTCCTGCTGGTGCTTCACGTCCTTGTTGAGATCGTGCCGCACCTGGCGGATGTGCACGCGCCCTTCCTCCGCCAGCTTGGACACGAGCTTTACCATGTCCTTGCGGCGCTCCTCGGTCAGAGTGGGAATCGGCACCCGCACGACCAGGCCGTCGTCAGTCGGATTCAGGCCGAGCTCGGACTGCTGGATGGCCCGCGAGATCGCCTTGACCAGCGACTTGTCGTAGGGCTGTACCACCAGCAGACGTGCTTCGGGGGCGCTCACCTGCCCGACTTCCTTCAGCGACATCGCCTGCCCATAGGCTTCGACGCGCACGGTGTCGAGCAGCGCGGGCGATGCCTTGCCGCTCCGGATTCCGGTGAATTCGCGCCGCACGCCCTCGAGCGCCTTCTTCATCCGCTCCTCGGCCTCGATCAGCATCTTGTGGGTCATGTCTCGCTCCCGACCACGGTTCCGACCGGCTCGCCCTGCACGACCTTCAGCAGGTTCCCCGGCGTGCCGACGTTGAACACCACCAGCGGCAGACGGTTGTCCATGCACAACGAGATGGCGGTCGAGTCCATCACCTTGAGTCCGCGCGTCAGAATATCCAGATAGGTGATGCGAGGGAAGAAGGTGGCCTCGGGCGTCCTCTTGGGATCGTCGCTGAACACGCCGTCCACCTTGGTGGCCTTGAGGATCAACTCGGCCCCGGTCTCGATGGCGCGCAGCGCGGCAGCGGTGTCGGTGGTGAAGTAGGGATTGCCGGTCCCCGCCGCCAGGATCACGACCCTCCCCTTCTCCAGGTGGCGCACGGCGCGGCGGCGGATGTAGGGCTCGCAGACCCGGGCCATCTCGATCGCCGACATGACACGGGTGATGACTTCCCGGTGTTCCAGTGCGTGCTGCAGGGCCAGGCTGTTGATGACCGTGGCCAGCATGCCCATGTAGTCGGCGCCCACGCGATCCATGCCGCGGGCGCTGGCCGCCAGACCGCGAAAGATGTTGCCGCCTCCGAGCACGATGCCGATCTGCACGCCGAGCCGCTGAACGTCGCGAATCTCGTCGGCCAGCCCGCCGATCACCTTCTCGTCGATCCCGTGGCCCGCGCTCCCGGCCAGGATCTCGCCGCTCAGCTTGAGGAGGATGCGGCGATACCGCGGGACCACGCCGTCACTCCGCTCCGAGGCGGAAACGCGCGAAGCGCCGGACCACGAGGTTCTCTCCGGTCTTGGAGGCCGCCTCCTTGAGGAGGTCGCCGACCGTCTTCTTGTCGTCGCGGATGTAGACCTGCTCGAGCAGGCAGATCTCGGAGTAGAACTTGTCCAGCTTGCCGTCCACGATCTTGCCGACGATCGCCTCAGGCTTGCCCTGACCCTCGAGCTGAGCGGCGTAGATCGCCCGCTCCCGCTCGATGCGCTCGGCCGGAACGTCCTCGCGCCGGATGTACTCCGCACCCGCCGCGGCGGCCTGCATGGCGAGATTGCGCACCAGCTCTTCGAACTCCGGAGTGCGGGCCACGAAGTCGGTCTCGCAATTCACCTCGATCAGCACACCCACGCGATTCCCCGGATGGATGTAGCTGTCGACGCGGCCTTCGTTGGCCATCCGTCCCGAGCGCTTCTCGGCCTTGGCGGCGCCGCTCTTGCGAAGCGCGTCGACGGCCTTCTCGACGTCCCCGCCGGTTTCGGCCAGCGCCTTCTTGCACTCCATCATTCCAGCCCCGGTCATCTCCCGAAGCTGCTTCACCTGATCGGCTGTGATCTGCATGGATGATCCCCTGTGCGTCGCAACGCCCGCCAGACACTGAGGTCCGACGGGCGAACGGTGCTGAACGACAGACTGCTAACGAACGTTGGCGGCCGGCGTCGACTCCGACTCGGCGTCCATTCCCTCGCCACCGAACGACACCGTCTCCTGGTCCCGGCCCTCGAGCGCCGTCGCCCGCGCCTCGAGCACCGCGTCCGCGACCAGCTTGGTGAACAGCCGGATGGCCCGCAGCGCGTCGTCGTTGCCGGGGAGCGGGTAGTCGATCACGTCGGGGTCGCAGTTGGTGTCCACCACGCCGACGATCGGGATTCCCAGGCGGTTCGCTTCCGCAACCGCGATCTTTTCCTTCTTGGTGTCGACCACGAACACCAGCGCCGGAAGCCCGGGCATCTCCTTGATGCCGGCGAAGGCGAACTCGAGGCGCTCGCGCTCACGCGAAAGGCGCGACACCTCTTTCTTCGAGAGCTTCTCGAAGGTGCCGTCGGTCGCCATCGCGTCGAGTTCCTTCAGGCGCTTGATGCTGGTGCGGATGGTCTTGAAGTTGGTGAGCATGCCGCCCAGCCAGCGCTCGGTGATGTAGAACTGGTTGGAGCGCGCCGCCTCTTCCACCAGCGCCTGCTTGGCCTGCTTCTTGGTGGCCACGAACAGCACGTGGCCGCCGCCACGCACGGCCT is a window from the Candidatus Eisenbacteria bacterium genome containing:
- a CDS encoding phosphatidate cytidylyltransferase gives rise to the protein MTEDTRGFVQALRAEGSDPASGEPAPKRSSWALSWRVASGVAFVPLLVFLAWIGGLTFLTFVAVQVTIGLIEFYSMMRGRGLRPYRRLGVLASLALLWICYQRHVPYVGFLTTAVLLLVLALELRRPEARQRVEDIAVTCFGVLYVGWLSAHMVLLRELPWSAGTSYRDGAAFVLLAFFVTWSCDTGAYTVGRLFGRNRPWTRISPRKSVEGSVGGWIMAVAAAFIARVWFAPFLRLVDALAIGLLVGVFAQVGDLVESLLKRDARHGDSSDLIPGHGGVLDRFDSLFFAAPVVYYYLAHVVFGVPR
- a CDS encoding isoprenyl transferase, with amino-acid sequence MSSRSLTPHELLRRGNVPRHVAIIMDGNGRWAKARGVPRLMGHRAGREAVRESVKGCVELGIEVLTLYTFSTENWERPAREVKALMNILRQTLKQERRELRERNVRLQVMGRLEDLPAEVRDTLQETQDYLSRSSGLLLNLALSYSGRTEMVDGVRRLMRDQASNGLKPDDVDEALVSSYLYTAGLPDPDLLIRTSGEMRISNFMLWQLAYTELWITSTLWPDFRRRHLYQAVAEYQGRERRFGRTD
- the frr gene encoding ribosome recycling factor; the protein is MTHKMLIEAEERMKKALEGVRREFTGIRSGKASPALLDTVRVEAYGQAMSLKEVGQVSAPEARLLVVQPYDKSLVKAISRAIQQSELGLNPTDDGLVVRVPIPTLTEERRKDMVKLVSKLAEEGRVHIRQVRHDLNKDVKHQQDEGAVSEDDAKRLTADGQKLTDRYVGLVDELLKKKTAEVMEV
- the pyrH gene encoding UMP kinase, producing the protein MVPRYRRILLKLSGEILAGSAGHGIDEKVIGGLADEIRDVQRLGVQIGIVLGGGNIFRGLAASARGMDRVGADYMGMLATVINSLALQHALEHREVITRVMSAIEMARVCEPYIRRRAVRHLEKGRVVILAAGTGNPYFTTDTAAALRAIETGAELILKATKVDGVFSDDPKRTPEATFFPRITYLDILTRGLKVMDSTAISLCMDNRLPLVVFNVGTPGNLLKVVQGEPVGTVVGSET
- the tsf gene encoding translation elongation factor Ts is translated as MQITADQVKQLREMTGAGMMECKKALAETGGDVEKAVDALRKSGAAKAEKRSGRMANEGRVDSYIHPGNRVGVLIEVNCETDFVARTPEFEELVRNLAMQAAAAGAEYIRREDVPAERIERERAIYAAQLEGQGKPEAIVGKIVDGKLDKFYSEICLLEQVYIRDDKKTVGDLLKEAASKTGENLVVRRFARFRLGAE
- the rpsB gene encoding 30S ribosomal protein S2, giving the protein MAEITMKDLLEAGVHFGHQTRRWNPKMKRFIFMERNRIYIIDLHKTLKCIQDAKAAIEKAVRGGGHVLFVATKKQAKQALVEEAARSNQFYITERWLGGMLTNFKTIRTSIKRLKELDAMATDGTFEKLSKKEVSRLSRERERLEFAFAGIKEMPGLPALVFVVDTKKEKIAVAEANRLGIPIVGVVDTNCDPDVIDYPLPGNDDALRAIRLFTKLVADAVLEARATALEGRDQETVSFGGEGMDAESESTPAANVR